Proteins encoded in a region of the Dorea longicatena genome:
- a CDS encoding CpaF family protein, producing MIEAEQLHARILARLDMTRDMEDEELTELIYEVLQEVSQEEYLPLDQKTMLGKELFNAFRKLDLLQEFLEDDDITEIMINGTQNIFIEKAGRISQSDKRFLSADKLEDVIQQIVAGSNRLVNEASPIVDARLADGSRVNVVLPPVALNGPIVTIRKFAKEVITMNKLMEWQSINSEVSGFLASLVAAGYNIFISGGTGSGKTTFLNALSQYIPKNERIITIEDNAELQIQNIKNLVRLEARNANVEGTGEVTIRDLIKSALRMRPDRIIVGEVRSAEAIDMLQALNTGHDGSLSTGHANSPKDMISRLETMVLMGMDLPLPAIERQIASGLDIIVHLGRLRDKSRKMLEVTEVLGYWDGQIHLQTIYRYEEIRKEDENVTENEKKDQENKVHGEWKKVAELFHREKLVAAGYYI from the coding sequence ATGATAGAAGCAGAGCAGCTCCATGCAAGAATCCTGGCCAGATTAGATATGACAAGGGACATGGAGGATGAAGAGCTGACAGAATTGATCTATGAAGTACTTCAGGAAGTCTCACAGGAAGAATATCTGCCGCTTGATCAGAAGACAATGCTTGGAAAAGAACTTTTCAATGCATTCCGGAAACTGGATCTGTTGCAGGAATTTCTGGAAGATGATGATATTACAGAGATTATGATCAATGGAACACAAAATATTTTTATTGAAAAGGCAGGGAGGATATCCCAGTCAGATAAAAGATTCTTGTCGGCGGACAAGCTGGAAGATGTGATCCAGCAGATCGTGGCAGGATCTAACAGACTGGTAAATGAGGCATCACCGATAGTGGATGCCAGACTTGCGGACGGATCTCGTGTAAATGTTGTGCTGCCACCGGTAGCGCTGAACGGACCGATCGTTACAATCCGAAAATTTGCAAAAGAAGTAATTACAATGAATAAACTGATGGAATGGCAGTCAATCAATTCAGAAGTATCGGGATTTCTGGCTTCATTAGTAGCCGCCGGATACAATATATTCATCAGTGGTGGAACCGGATCCGGGAAAACCACATTCTTAAATGCATTATCGCAGTACATTCCAAAAAATGAACGCATCATCACAATTGAAGACAATGCAGAATTGCAGATTCAGAATATAAAGAATCTTGTAAGACTGGAGGCAAGGAACGCGAACGTAGAAGGAACCGGGGAGGTCACGATCAGAGATCTGATCAAATCGGCGCTTCGTATGAGGCCGGACCGTATCATCGTAGGAGAAGTGCGCTCGGCGGAAGCGATTGATATGCTTCAGGCACTTAATACAGGACACGACGGAAGTCTCAGTACGGGGCATGCGAACAGTCCGAAGGACATGATAAGCCGTCTGGAAACTATGGTACTGATGGGAATGGACCTTCCCCTCCCCGCAATTGAGCGTCAGATCGCGTCAGGACTGGATATCATTGTACATCTTGGAAGGCTTCGGGATAAAAGCAGGAAGATGCTGGAAGTAACAGAGGTATTAGGATATTGGGATGGACAGATCCATTTGCAGACGATTTACCGGTATGAAGAGATTCGTAAGGAGGATGAAAATGTAACAGAAAATGAAAAAAAGGATCAGGAAAATAAAGTCCATGGAGAATGGAAAAAAGTTGCGGAACTTTTTCACCGCGAAAAACTTGTGGCAGCAGGATATTACATTTAA
- a CDS encoding pro-sigmaK processing inhibitor BofA family protein — protein sequence MKKWGTKIAVNFLVRGIVSFAIIFFVNGFLDGQGISACVGMNPVTFLTSGILGFPGVAMLYGITFYQIM from the coding sequence ATGAAGAAATGGGGAACAAAAATTGCAGTAAATTTCCTGGTTCGAGGAATTGTCAGCTTCGCAATCATATTTTTTGTAAACGGATTTCTTGACGGACAGGGGATTTCTGCGTGTGTGGGAATGAATCCTGTCACATTTTTGACATCGGGAATCCTTGGATTTCCTGGGGTTGCCATGCTTTACGGTATAACTTTCTATCAAATTATGTGA
- a CDS encoding deoxycytidylate deaminase yields MGDKRKDYISWDEYFMGVAKLSGMRSKDPNTQVGCCIVSQDNKILSMGYNGLPTGCSDDVFPWGREGDDPLETKYVYTVHSELNAILNYRGGSLEGAKLYVSLFPCNECAKAIIQSGIKEVIYDCNKYEGTAAVMASMKMFDAAGVNYHKYHRTDREIKISL; encoded by the coding sequence ATGGGAGATAAAAGAAAGGATTATATAAGCTGGGATGAATATTTCATGGGAGTTGCCAAACTTTCGGGAATGCGTTCTAAAGATCCAAATACGCAGGTTGGATGTTGTATAGTCAGTCAGGATAATAAGATTCTGTCAATGGGATATAATGGTCTGCCGACAGGCTGCTCGGACGATGTATTTCCATGGGGAAGAGAAGGGGACGATCCTTTGGAGACCAAATATGTATATACGGTTCACAGTGAGCTGAATGCGATCCTGAATTACCGGGGCGGCAGTCTTGAAGGAGCCAAATTGTATGTATCCTTATTCCCATGCAATGAATGTGCCAAAGCAATCATTCAAAGCGGGATTAAAGAGGTTATCTATGATTGTAATAAATACGAGGGTACAGCTGCGGTAATGGCTTCCATGAAGATGTTTGATGCGGCGGGAGTAAACTATCATAAGTATCACCGCACGGACAGGGAAATTAAGATTTCGTTATAA
- the upp gene encoding uracil phosphoribosyltransferase, producing MSKVQVMDHPLIQHKINYIRNEEVGSKEFREIVGEIASLMCYEATRDLKMEDVKIKTPICEMTGKQLSGKKLAVVPILRAGLGMVDGMLNMIPSAKVGHIGLYRDPQTYEPVEYYCKLPSDCDEREVFVVDPMLATGGSCIAALQMLKDKGVKHLRFMCIIAAPEGVKHLQEAHPDVDVYIGALDDHLNEHKYIVPGLGDAGDRIFGTK from the coding sequence ATGTCGAAAGTACAGGTTATGGATCATCCGCTGATTCAGCACAAAATCAACTACATCCGCAATGAGGAAGTAGGATCAAAAGAATTCAGAGAAATCGTTGGGGAGATCGCATCATTGATGTGTTATGAAGCAACAAGAGATCTGAAGATGGAAGATGTTAAGATAAAAACACCAATCTGCGAGATGACAGGTAAGCAGTTAAGTGGTAAGAAATTGGCTGTAGTTCCGATCTTAAGAGCAGGCCTTGGAATGGTAGATGGAATGTTAAATATGATCCCATCTGCAAAGGTTGGACATATCGGTCTTTACAGAGATCCGCAGACATACGAACCGGTGGAATATTACTGCAAACTGCCATCTGACTGCGATGAAAGAGAAGTATTTGTCGTAGATCCAATGCTGGCAACCGGTGGATCATGTATAGCAGCACTTCAGATGCTGAAAGATAAAGGTGTAAAGCATCTGCGCTTTATGTGTATCATTGCAGCACCGGAAGGTGTAAAACATCTGCAGGAAGCACATCCGGATGTAGATGTATATATCGGTGCACTGGACGATCATTTGAATGAACATAAATATATCGTTCCGGGACTTGGTGACGCAGGAGACCGTATTTTCGGAACAAAATAG
- a CDS encoding N-acetylmuramoyl-L-alanine amidase family protein, which translates to MRKKIELAVLLLFLAVLVLLSKNLQKLVSSGNVTAKNKIIVLDSGHGGDDPGKIGVNQAKEKDVNLEIARKIKKRLEKKGWEVVMTREKDEMLGDPQAGNNKIHDMKARVEIINKTMPQAAVSIHQNSYQDEQIRGAQVFYYSHSEEGKRMAEQMQKALLTVDETNTRQAKANDTYYLLKRTEVPTIIVECGFLSNPEEAAKLTDTKYQKKMADAITKGIIACVEN; encoded by the coding sequence TTGCGAAAAAAAATAGAACTGGCAGTACTGTTACTTTTTCTGGCGGTACTTGTGCTGCTCAGTAAGAATCTGCAAAAACTTGTATCCAGTGGAAATGTAACAGCGAAAAATAAGATAATCGTTCTTGACAGCGGGCACGGCGGGGATGATCCGGGAAAGATCGGTGTGAATCAGGCAAAAGAAAAGGATGTCAATCTTGAGATCGCCAGAAAAATTAAAAAAAGACTGGAGAAAAAAGGCTGGGAAGTTGTAATGACAAGAGAAAAAGATGAGATGCTCGGCGATCCACAGGCCGGAAATAATAAGATCCATGATATGAAAGCAAGAGTAGAGATCATCAATAAAACAATGCCGCAGGCAGCGGTAAGTATACACCAGAACAGTTATCAGGATGAACAGATACGGGGTGCACAGGTCTTTTATTATTCTCATTCGGAAGAAGGAAAGAGAATGGCGGAGCAGATGCAAAAAGCCCTTCTTACAGTGGATGAGACGAATACAAGACAGGCAAAAGCAAATGATACATACTATCTGCTCAAACGTACGGAAGTACCGACGATTATCGTTGAGTGTGGCTTCTTAAGTAATCCGGAAGAGGCCGCGAAGCTGACCGATACGAAGTATCAGAAGAAAATGGCAGATGCAATTACGAAAGGAATCATTGCTTGTGTGGAAAACTAG
- a CDS encoding glycosyl hydrolase family 18 protein, which produces MEDRGRNSRTYNNRKKTSARPSGRPASQSRNRRTSGQTPGRRPTGRRSSADRARMRRRRQRNRMIQLVLLIILVIAAIAGIVIWKRYSPSKEQYDMKKYYGIEKDGQLGITVDNKVVEAKGKLSDGKAYVAYDVVRDYINSRFYWDSNENVLLYMLPKDMISVDVGSKDYSVSREKKSEDYVILKTEGNTAYIALDFVQQYTNIDYEMSSNPDHVMIRTKWGKTDVATVKKNTQVRYQGGVKSPVLAELKKKDEVTIIESEENWKKIRTKEGVIGYVKNNTLKNEEKKNITRKFDEQNYSSISKDYTINMAWHNVTNQDANKGVAQKIAQTKGLTTLAPTWVHVADTSGNITSIASSDYVSYAHQQNIEVWMTVRDFDGGISSEQESYELLSYTSRRETLITQLIAEALRVGVDGINVDFEKISDKCGEHYIEFIRELSVKCRQNGLVLSVDNYVPKSFNTQYDRKEQGIVADYVVIMGYDEYYAGSPEAGPVSSYNYVKEGIEETLKEVPAKKVISGIPFFTRLWKETPKTEEELASEKGTDAAEYSVNVESVAYGMDNAQAQIKQAGVETTWDKKAGQNYATWEADGAKYEIWLEDAKSIEPKLKLMQKYKLAGTAEWSLGQESTDIWNLIQKYVN; this is translated from the coding sequence ATGGAAGACAGAGGAAGAAATAGCCGCACATATAATAACAGAAAAAAAACAAGTGCAAGACCATCCGGAAGACCGGCTTCGCAGAGCAGAAACAGAAGGACATCCGGACAGACGCCTGGAAGAAGACCGACAGGTAGGAGAAGTTCTGCGGACAGAGCGCGCATGAGAAGAAGACGACAGAGAAACCGCATGATCCAGCTTGTCCTGTTAATAATATTAGTAATTGCAGCAATAGCAGGGATTGTTATATGGAAACGATACAGCCCGTCAAAAGAGCAATATGATATGAAGAAATATTATGGAATTGAAAAAGACGGACAGCTTGGAATCACTGTAGATAACAAGGTCGTAGAGGCCAAGGGTAAATTGTCGGACGGAAAGGCTTATGTTGCGTATGATGTCGTAAGAGATTACATTAACAGCCGTTTTTACTGGGATTCGAATGAGAATGTACTGTTGTATATGCTTCCGAAGGATATGATATCGGTAGATGTGGGCAGCAAGGATTATTCGGTATCCAGAGAGAAAAAGAGCGAAGATTACGTCATTTTAAAAACAGAAGGAAACACAGCATATATCGCGTTGGATTTTGTCCAGCAGTACACCAATATTGATTATGAAATGTCAAGTAATCCGGATCATGTAATGATCAGAACCAAATGGGGCAAAACGGATGTGGCAACTGTAAAGAAGAATACACAGGTGCGTTATCAGGGTGGAGTAAAGAGCCCTGTACTGGCAGAACTCAAGAAAAAAGATGAAGTAACAATCATCGAAAGTGAAGAAAACTGGAAGAAGATCCGCACAAAAGAAGGTGTGATCGGATATGTTAAGAACAATACTCTGAAGAATGAAGAGAAGAAGAACATTACAAGAAAATTCGATGAGCAGAACTATTCAAGCATTTCAAAGGATTACACCATTAATATGGCATGGCATAATGTAACAAATCAGGATGCTAATAAGGGAGTGGCACAGAAGATCGCACAGACCAAAGGTCTTACGACACTGGCACCGACATGGGTGCATGTGGCAGATACCAGCGGCAATATTACATCTATTGCATCATCTGATTATGTAAGTTATGCACATCAGCAGAATATCGAAGTGTGGATGACCGTCAGAGACTTTGACGGAGGAATCAGTTCAGAACAGGAATCTTACGAATTGCTTAGTTATACATCAAGACGTGAAACGCTGATCACACAGCTGATCGCTGAAGCGTTGCGTGTTGGGGTAGACGGTATTAATGTAGATTTCGAGAAGATATCTGATAAATGCGGAGAACATTATATAGAATTCATTCGTGAATTATCGGTGAAGTGCAGACAGAATGGTCTGGTATTATCGGTGGACAATTATGTTCCGAAGAGTTTTAATACGCAGTATGACCGTAAGGAGCAGGGAATTGTAGCAGATTATGTAGTGATCATGGGCTATGATGAATATTATGCGGGTTCCCCTGAGGCAGGACCGGTATCCTCATATAATTATGTAAAAGAAGGTATTGAGGAGACATTAAAAGAAGTTCCGGCTAAAAAAGTTATCAGTGGAATTCCGTTCTTTACACGTCTGTGGAAAGAAACACCGAAGACAGAAGAAGAGCTGGCAAGTGAAAAGGGAACAGATGCGGCAGAGTATTCTGTCAATGTAGAAAGTGTGGCATATGGTATGGATAATGCCCAGGCGCAGATTAAGCAGGCTGGGGTTGAGACGACATGGGACAAGAAGGCCGGACAGAATTATGCAACATGGGAAGCAGACGGAGCAAAATACGAGATCTGGCTGGAAGATGCCAAATCCATCGAACCAAAACTTAAGCTCATGCAGAAGTATAAGCTTGCAGGTACCGCTGAGTGGTCTTTGGGACAGGAAAGCACGGATATCTGGAATCTGATTCAAAAATATGTAAATTAA
- a CDS encoding adaptor protein MecA produces MKIEKISDNQIRCTLTRADLADRQLQLSELAYGTEKAKSLFRDMMQQAAFEFGFEAEDIPLMIEAIPSADSIVLIITKVEDPEELDTRFSKFAPSSIADAKKKNTPGKLEGAEGLLDLLGKVQESFEAQAAQTAKAASETSDDNTDKKDSGNNIRLFSFPVMENVLKAAHLLAPMYHGSNTLYKDDQEEMYLLALAQSDHSTADFNRICNMLSEYGALESASGATFAFLEEHCETFLSGNAVQQLANI; encoded by the coding sequence ATGAAGATTGAAAAAATCAGTGACAACCAGATCCGTTGTACTCTGACACGTGCCGATCTTGCTGACCGTCAGTTACAGCTCAGTGAACTGGCATACGGAACCGAGAAAGCCAAATCACTTTTCCGCGATATGATGCAACAGGCAGCCTTCGAATTTGGTTTTGAAGCAGAAGATATTCCTCTTATGATCGAGGCTATCCCTTCTGCAGATTCGATCGTGCTGATAATTACGAAAGTCGAGGACCCAGAAGAACTCGATACTAGATTTTCAAAATTTGCACCTTCTTCCATAGCTGACGCCAAGAAGAAGAATACTCCAGGCAAGCTGGAAGGAGCAGAAGGTTTACTTGATCTGCTCGGAAAGGTTCAGGAATCTTTTGAAGCACAGGCAGCACAGACTGCAAAAGCAGCTTCTGAGACTTCAGATGATAATACAGATAAGAAGGATTCCGGTAACAATATCCGGCTCTTTTCTTTCCCTGTAATGGAGAATGTACTGAAGGCCGCTCATCTGCTGGCTCCAATGTACCACGGTTCCAATACATTATACAAAGATGATCAGGAAGAGATGTATCTGCTGGCACTTGCACAGTCAGACCATTCCACCGCAGATTTTAACCGTATCTGTAATATGTTATCCGAATACGGTGCATTAGAAAGTGCATCCGGTGCAACATTTGCATTTTTAGAAGAGCACTGTGAGACATTCCTTTCCGGGAATGCGGTTCAGCAGCTTGCGAATATTTAA
- a CDS encoding DUF1858 domain-containing protein → MAQITKDMTFGELLSKYYSTCPKLVDDLMEAGMGCIGCPHSQMESIEEGAMGHGIDPDLLVAKLNATLEASQA, encoded by the coding sequence ATGGCACAGATTACAAAAGACATGACATTTGGTGAGCTGCTTTCCAAATACTATTCTACATGTCCAAAGCTTGTTGACGATCTGATGGAAGCAGGAATGGGTTGCATCGGATGCCCACATTCTCAGATGGAATCTATCGAAGAAGGCGCTATGGGACATGGAATCGATCCAGACCTTTTAGTTGCAAAGTTAAATGCAACACTGGAAGCAAGCCAGGCATAA
- a CDS encoding C40 family peptidase: MDSILKKGLFLVTVTGAITAFPIMAQAADIDDTQDMPTAGIEQVLGECYTSEKTISVKDYLVPTQKGEYLDMAFANVQSFLYIRSEPTTESEWVGKLYPDYAAKIIGPVGEWTKVQSGNVTGYVYSEYITVGNEAQKKAEELVQKKDTENAKEAFTYAESKEEEAARLQKEAEQKAEEEKKAAEEAAKQQEEQQTQAAQTGQAIVDYACQFIGNPYVWGGTSLTNGADCSGFVQSVFAHFGISLPRTTWDMENVGTAVSYDQAVAGDIILYDGHVGIYMGNGQIVNAINSAKGIGILPATYTNIVTVRRLV; this comes from the coding sequence ATGGATTCTATTCTTAAAAAAGGATTGTTCCTGGTTACTGTGACAGGAGCCATAACGGCGTTTCCGATTATGGCGCAGGCTGCAGATATAGATGATACGCAGGATATGCCGACAGCAGGAATTGAGCAGGTACTTGGAGAATGTTACACGTCAGAGAAGACAATTTCGGTAAAGGATTACCTTGTACCGACACAAAAGGGAGAGTATTTAGATATGGCATTCGCCAATGTACAGTCATTTCTTTATATAAGAAGTGAACCGACGACAGAAAGCGAATGGGTCGGAAAATTATATCCGGATTACGCGGCAAAAATCATAGGCCCGGTAGGAGAATGGACGAAAGTGCAGTCGGGTAATGTCACCGGATATGTATATTCCGAGTATATAACAGTAGGAAATGAAGCACAGAAAAAAGCAGAAGAACTTGTGCAGAAGAAGGATACGGAAAATGCTAAGGAAGCATTTACGTATGCAGAATCAAAAGAAGAAGAGGCCGCAAGGCTTCAAAAAGAGGCAGAACAAAAAGCCGAGGAGGAGAAAAAGGCAGCAGAAGAAGCGGCCAAACAACAGGAAGAACAACAGACGCAGGCGGCACAGACCGGACAGGCTATTGTAGATTATGCATGCCAGTTTATCGGTAATCCGTATGTATGGGGAGGTACAAGCCTGACAAACGGAGCGGATTGTTCGGGATTCGTACAGTCGGTATTTGCACACTTTGGAATTTCTCTTCCGCGTACGACGTGGGATATGGAGAATGTAGGAACTGCGGTAAGTTACGATCAGGCTGTTGCGGGAGACATTATTCTATATGACGGACATGTTGGAATTTATATGGGAAATGGGCAGATCGTAAATGCAATTAACAGTGCAAAAGGGATAGGAATTTTGCCGGCAACATATACGAATATTGTTACGGTGAGACGACTGGTATAA
- a CDS encoding Fur family transcriptional regulator, producing MAGLKYSKQRASIKDYLMHTTSHPTADTVYLHIKEEFPNISLGTVYRNLNLLADIGEALRIPTPDGGDRFDGRCEPHYHVVCTNCGNVFDLEMDDSYIQKINEDANKYFDGIIESHTTLFHGLCGECAKKLNENK from the coding sequence ATGGCCGGTTTAAAATATAGCAAGCAAAGGGCCTCTATAAAAGATTACCTGATGCACACGACTTCTCATCCGACTGCTGATACCGTATATCTTCATATTAAAGAAGAATTTCCTAATATCAGCCTCGGAACCGTATACCGCAACCTGAACCTGCTTGCAGATATCGGAGAAGCGCTTCGGATTCCGACACCGGATGGCGGCGATCGTTTTGATGGACGCTGCGAACCTCATTATCATGTAGTATGCACCAATTGCGGAAATGTATTCGATCTGGAAATGGATGATTCCTATATCCAGAAGATTAATGAAGATGCGAATAAATATTTCGATGGAATCATCGAATCACACACCACACTTTTCCACGGTCTCTGTGGCGAATGTGCAAAAAAATTAAACGAGAATAAATAA
- a CDS encoding NADH peroxidase, with product MKKFVCTVCGYVYEGEAAPEKCPVCGVGADKFKEQTGEREWAAEHVVGVAKGVSEDILADLRANFEGECSEVGMYLAMARVAHREGYPEVGLYYEKAAWEEAEHAAKFAELLGEVVTDSTKKNLEMRVDAENGATAGKFDLAKRAKAANLDAIHDTVHEMARDEARHGRAFEGLLKRYFG from the coding sequence ATGAAAAAATTTGTATGTACAGTATGCGGATATGTTTATGAAGGAGAAGCTGCACCGGAGAAATGTCCAGTATGTGGCGTAGGCGCTGACAAGTTCAAAGAGCAGACAGGTGAAAGAGAATGGGCTGCTGAGCACGTTGTAGGTGTGGCAAAAGGTGTAAGCGAAGACATCTTAGCTGACTTAAGAGCTAACTTCGAAGGAGAATGTTCAGAGGTTGGAATGTATCTTGCAATGGCAAGAGTTGCTCACAGAGAAGGATATCCTGAAGTTGGATTATACTATGAAAAAGCTGCATGGGAAGAAGCTGAGCACGCTGCTAAATTTGCAGAACTTCTTGGCGAAGTTGTTACAGACAGCACAAAGAAGAACCTTGAGATGCGTGTAGACGCAGAGAACGGCGCTACAGCTGGTAAGTTCGACCTTGCAAAACGTGCAAAAGCTGCTAACCTGGATGCAATCCATGACACAGTTCATGAGATGGCAAGAGATGAGGCACGTCACGGAAGAGCATTCGAAGGACTTCTTAAGAGATATTTTGGATAG
- a CDS encoding ECF transporter S component: MSTNITAGRTMNDNKVKNLVITAFFTAITFLGIQSFRIPLPAAVGTPFLHFGHIFVVMGLLLQGGKRGAVSGTLGLTIFDMLNGYMQDAPKTFVETAVKCLIVGALFMMLKKKADGDKKKEYGAAVVCAFIYGCINVIMEFTMSTIAMMMVGSGFAAAAVAAFTSLPATVINAVFMVIAIAILYQPVKKIYVRMA, from the coding sequence ATGAGTACAAATATAACAGCAGGCAGGACAATGAATGATAATAAAGTAAAGAACCTTGTGATCACGGCATTCTTTACCGCAATTACATTTCTTGGAATTCAGTCGTTCAGGATTCCACTTCCGGCAGCAGTCGGAACACCATTTCTCCATTTTGGACATATATTTGTCGTAATGGGACTGTTACTTCAGGGTGGCAAGAGAGGAGCTGTATCAGGGACACTTGGACTTACAATCTTTGATATGCTGAATGGTTACATGCAGGATGCGCCGAAGACATTTGTGGAGACAGCAGTAAAATGTCTGATCGTCGGAGCACTTTTCATGATGCTTAAGAAGAAAGCAGACGGAGACAAGAAGAAAGAATACGGAGCAGCAGTTGTCTGCGCATTTATCTATGGATGTATCAACGTAATCATGGAATTTACTATGAGCACGATCGCAATGATGATGGTAGGAAGTGGATTTGCAGCAGCTGCAGTGGCAGCATTCACATCACTTCCGGCGACTGTGATCAATGCAGTATTTATGGTGATCGCAATTGCGATTCTGTATCAGCCGGTGAAAAAGATCTATGTGCGCATGGCATAG